The following are encoded together in the Conger conger chromosome 11, fConCon1.1, whole genome shotgun sequence genome:
- the LOC133141287 gene encoding interleukin-1 beta-like, giving the protein MEFKSVCIEKIPSCDHKELHLEVTQHPHSLRDVANVIVALQRMKHSYTPRGTEFSDHELLDIMLENVFDESVTPVVVDTWSSKPNVFYNTKVIEHSVCDQDQKSLVLHQSPLELHAVILPAASMHLKVNLNLSTYMSHNFTDSLRRPVALSIAGKDLYLSCSKSGSNPILQLEEVKDRAMLKNIDANGETARFLFLKSEQGLSTTSLESLKFRGWFVSTAVEDKRPVEMCKEDDSAHFTNFSFTHL; this is encoded by the exons atggaattcAAGTCTGTTTGCATCGAAAAG ATCCCAAGCTGTGACCACAAGGAACTACATTTGGAGGTAACCCAGCATCCGCACAGTTTGCGCGATGTTGCCAACGTCATCGTTGCCCTGCAGAGAATGAAACACAGCTACACTCCCCGCGGGACAGAGTTCAGTGACCATGAGCTCCTCGACATTATGCTGGAAAACGTGTTTGACG AGAGCGTCACGCCAGTGGTGGTGGATACTTGGAGTAGCAAGCCCAACGTGTTCTACAACACCAAGGTTATAGAACACAGCGTGTGTGACCAAGATCAGAAGAGCTTGGTGCTCCACCAGAGTCCACTGGAGCTGCATGCAGTGATACTGCCGGCTGCCAGCATGCATCTCAAAG TAAACTTGAACCTGTCGACATACATGTCTCACAACTTCACTGACAGCCTGAGACGACCTGTTGCTTTGAGTATCGCCGGAAAGGACCTCTACCTGTCCTGCTCAAAGTCTGGCAGCAACCCCATCTTGCAGCTGGAG GAGGTGAAAGACCGCGCGATGCTGAAGAACATCGACGCAAATGGGGAGACGGCGCGTTTCCTCTTTCTCAAGAGCGAGCAGGGCTTGAGCACCACCAGCTTAGAGTCGCTCAAATTCCGCGGCTGGTTCGTCAGCACGGCTGTGGAGGATAAAAGACCTGTGGAGATGTGTAAAGAAGACGACTCCGCCCACTTCACCAACTTCTCCTTCACACATCTGTGA
- the LOC133141131 gene encoding interleukin-1 beta-like has product MEFNSVCIEKFPSCDHKELHLEVTQHPHSLRDVANIIVALHRMKHSYTPRGTEFSDHELLDIMLENVFEESVTPVVVDTWSSKPNVFYNTKVIEHSVCDQDQKSLVLHQSPLELHAVILQAASMHLKVNLNLSTYMSRNFTDSQRRPIALSIAGKDLYLSCSKPGSDPILQLEEVKDHAMLKNIDAKGEAARFLFLKSEQGLNATSLESLKFRGWFVSTAVEDKRPVEMCKEDDSAHFTNFSFTQL; this is encoded by the exons atggaattcAACTCTGTTTGCATCGAAAAG TTCCCAAGCTGTGATCACAAGGAACTACATTTGGAGGTAACCCAGCATCCGCACAGCTTGCGCGATGTTGCCAACATCATCGTTGCCCTGCACAGAATGAAACACAGCTACACTCCCCGCGGGACAGAGTTCAGTGACCATGAGCTCCTGGACATTATGCTGGAAAACGTGTTTGAAG AGAGCGTCACGCCAGTGGTGGTGGATACTTGGAGTAGCAAGCCCAACGTGTTCTACAACACCAAGGTTATAGAACACAGCGTGTGTGACCAAGATCAGAAGAGCTTGGTGCTCCACCAGAGTCCACTGGAGCTGCATGCAGTGATACTGCAGGCTGCCAGCATGCATCTCAAAG TAAACTTGAACCTGTCGACATACATGTCTCGCAACTTCACTGACAGCCAGAGACGACCTATTGCTTTGAGTATCGCAGGAAAGGACCTCTACCTGTCCTGCTCAAAGCCTGGTAGCGACCCCATCTTGCAGCTGGAG GAGGTGAAAGACCACGCGATGCTGAAGAACATCGACGCAAAGGGGGAGGCAGCGCGTTTCCTCTTTCTCAAGAGCGAGCAGGGCTTGAACGCCACCAGTTTAGAGTCGCTCAAATTCCGCGGCTGGTTCGTCAGCACGGCTGTGGAGGATAAAAGACCCGTGGAGATGTGTAAAGAAGATGACTCTGCCCATTTCACCAACTTCTCCTTCACACAGCTGTGA
- the LOC133141116 gene encoding interleukin-1 beta-like → MEFKSVCIEKFPSCDHKELHLEVTQHPHSLRDVANIIVALHRMKHSYTPRGTEFSDHELLDIMLENVFEESVTPVAVDTRRSKPNVFYNTKVIEHSVCDQDQKSLVLHQSPLELHAVILQAASMHLKVNLNLSTYMSRNFTDSQRRPVALSIAGKDLYLSCSKSGSDPILQLEEVKDHAMLKNIDAKGEAARFLFLKSEQGLNATSLESLKFRGWFVSTAVEDKRPVEMCKEDDSAHFTNFSFTQL, encoded by the exons atggaattcAAGTCTGTTTGCATCGAAAAG TTCCCAAGCTGTGATCACAAGGAACTACATTTGGAGGTAACCCAGCATCCGCACAGCTTGCGCGATGTTGCCAACATCATCGTTGCCCTGCACAGAATGAAACACAGCTACACTCCCCGCGGGACAGAGTTCAGTGACCATGAGCTCCTGGACATTATGCTGGAAAACGTGTTTGAAG AGAGCGTCACGCCAGTGGCGGTGGATACTAGGCGTAGCAAGCCCAACGTGTTCTACAACACCAAGGTTATAGAACACAGCGTGTGTGACCAAGATCAGAAGAGCTTGGTGCTCCACCAGAGTCCACTGGAGCTGCATGCAGTGATACTGCAGGCTGCCAGCATGCATCTCAAAG TAAACTTGAACCTGTCGACATACATGTCTCGCAACTTCACTGACAGCCAGAGACGACCTGTTGCTTTGAGTATCGCAGGAAAGGACCTCTACCTGTCCTGCTCAAAGTCTGGTAGCGACCCCATCTTGCAGCTGGAG GAGGTGAAAGACCACGCGATGCTGAAGAACATCGACGCAAAGGGGGAGGCGGCGCGTTTCCTCTTTCTCAAGAGCGAGCAGGGCTTGAACGCCACCAGCTTAGAGTCGCTCAAATTCCGCGGCTGGTTCGTCAGCACGGCTGTGGAGGATAAAAGACCCGTGGAGATGTGTAAAGAAGATGACTCCGCCCATTTCACCAACTTCTCCTTCACACAGCTGTGA